One genomic region from Metallosphaera tengchongensis encodes:
- a CDS encoding DUF2208 domain-containing protein, with product MSSATPNPYNWKFALISQTYLVVISIVLGFYPKYFLIAFITYFIVMMGITFSMTYKSNPMLRDRKLMVEVANSNTLYEEKNANDLITKDEDYQREYMQFAKKNMTMLFSYLIYIVVLFFVYGYISKFASAQTDPYYRLGVYLVYFEIIYLFGFFVYRRLFKPSMMSTMAPLSYKVTEKGIIGSGGMSVFLHAKHLLNSNLIVNKEKRYVEIDSVEAKYPYKIRLYAKDLDKLLDMLERVKRLELKRQSSS from the coding sequence ATGTCGTCAGCGACTCCTAATCCTTATAACTGGAAATTTGCACTGATTAGTCAAACATATCTTGTAGTAATATCGATTGTTTTGGGATTCTATCCAAAATACTTCTTAATTGCATTCATAACTTACTTTATTGTAATGATGGGAATTACGTTTTCGATGACTTATAAGTCAAATCCCATGTTAAGGGACAGGAAATTAATGGTCGAGGTTGCTAACTCTAACACACTTTATGAAGAAAAGAATGCAAATGATCTAATTACAAAGGACGAAGATTATCAGAGAGAGTACATGCAATTTGCTAAGAAAAACATGACTATGCTTTTCTCATATCTAATATACATAGTGGTGCTCTTCTTCGTTTACGGCTACATCTCAAAGTTTGCTTCCGCCCAGACAGATCCTTACTACAGACTAGGTGTGTATCTGGTATACTTTGAGATAATATATCTTTTCGGATTTTTTGTCTATAGAAGGCTATTTAAACCCAGTATGATGTCAACTATGGCGCCCTTGAGTTACAAGGTAACTGAGAAAGGGATCATTGGGTCTGGTGGTATGTCGGTATTCCTTCATGCTAAACATCTGCTTAACTCTAACTTAATAGTAAATAAGGAAAAGAGATATGTTGAGATAGACTCAGTAGAAGCTAAATATCCATACAAGATAAGGTTGTACGCTAAGGACTTAGATAAACTCTTAGATATGCTAGAGAGAGTTAAGAGGCTTGAATTAAAAAGACAATCTTCTTCTTAA
- a CDS encoding cobyrinate a,c-diamide synthase has protein sequence MIQPRVIISSDRSNSGKTLISSGIMMALSKRFKVRGFKVGPDYIDGGYHKIATGQPSINLDLFMMGEDGVRESLARYSRGYDISVIEGVMGLYDGHGIEYSTYEVARVTGTPIVLVIDCSAMGSTAAAVIYGLKQFGNADVKGVIFNKIGSEKHYLYCKDKLRDVKALGYIPKLSQEIPSRHLGLFTVETYDKAKEAINLVSKYVETNIDMDLLMEIASQASPIKTDFQHAEPTNPIGRGGSRRIAAVAYDSAFSFYYQENLDILGEKFELKFFSPILNEKVENADLIYLGGGYPELYAEELSKSFSTAKWIKQAANDGKKVLAECGGLMYLSRYLEYNGRKYQLANLLDVGITFQGRLTLGYRIADTIEDSFISRRGDTINGHEFHVSLPEYVNEKRFVFKYRNGNGIENGYDGIKVNDTLASYLHLHFSRLRRRLSF, from the coding sequence ATGATTCAACCTAGGGTAATCATTTCTTCTGATCGAAGTAATTCGGGAAAGACCTTAATCTCCTCTGGTATAATGATGGCTCTATCGAAGCGATTTAAGGTTAGGGGTTTTAAGGTAGGTCCAGATTACATAGATGGCGGATATCATAAGATAGCCACAGGTCAACCTTCCATAAATTTAGATCTATTCATGATGGGTGAGGATGGAGTTAGGGAGTCTTTAGCTCGATATTCTAGAGGCTACGATATTTCCGTTATAGAAGGAGTAATGGGGCTGTATGACGGCCACGGCATCGAATATAGCACTTACGAAGTGGCGAGAGTTACTGGAACGCCGATAGTCTTAGTCATCGATTGTTCAGCCATGGGCTCCACAGCGGCGGCGGTAATTTATGGGCTTAAGCAATTTGGAAACGCTGATGTGAAGGGCGTAATCTTTAACAAAATAGGTTCAGAGAAGCATTATTTGTACTGTAAGGACAAACTCCGTGATGTGAAAGCTCTAGGTTACATCCCTAAGTTAAGTCAGGAGATCCCATCAAGACATTTAGGGCTTTTCACAGTGGAAACGTATGACAAGGCTAAAGAAGCTATAAATCTCGTATCCAAATATGTAGAGACTAACATTGACATGGATTTACTAATGGAAATAGCTTCCCAAGCATCACCGATCAAAACCGATTTCCAACATGCAGAGCCCACCAATCCTATCGGAAGGGGAGGAAGCAGAAGGATAGCAGCTGTGGCCTATGATTCAGCATTCTCGTTCTACTATCAGGAGAATCTAGATATATTAGGGGAGAAATTCGAGTTAAAATTTTTCAGCCCCATTCTTAACGAGAAGGTTGAGAACGCAGATCTTATCTATCTGGGCGGGGGTTATCCTGAGCTATACGCCGAGGAGTTATCAAAGTCCTTCTCGACAGCAAAATGGATAAAACAAGCTGCAAATGATGGGAAAAAGGTTCTCGCAGAATGTGGGGGCCTAATGTACCTTTCTAGATATCTAGAATATAACGGCAGAAAATATCAATTAGCTAACCTACTGGATGTTGGAATAACTTTTCAAGGCAGACTCACTTTAGGTTATAGAATAGCTGATACCATAGAAGACTCATTCATATCCCGTAGAGGGGACACTATTAATGGCCATGAGTTTCATGTGTCACTTCCAGAATATGTGAACGAAAAAAGATTCGTTTTCAAGTATAGGAACGGAAACGGTATAGAGAACGGATATGATGGTATAAAAGTAAATGATACCTTGGCTTCTTATCTTCACCTTCACTTTTCCAGATTAAGAAGAAGATTGTCTTTTTAA
- the tuf gene encoding translation elongation factor EF-1 subunit alpha encodes MSQKPHLNLIVIGHVDHGKSTLVGRLLMDRGFLDEKTIKEAEEAAKKLGKESEKYAFLLDRLKEERERGVTINLTFMKFETKKYFFTIIDAPGHRDFVKNMITGASQADAAILAVSARKGEFESGMSLEGQTREHIILAKTMGLNQVIVAITKMDATDPAYDQKRYNEIKETVEKFMKSFGFDMSKVKFIPIVSITGENVTKRSENMKWYNGPTLEEALDMLEIPPKPVDKPLRLPIQEVYSISGVGTVPVGRVESGVMKVGDKIVFMPAGKSAEVRSIETHHTKLEKAEPGDNIGFNVRGIDKKDVKRGDVVGHATNPPTVADEFTARVIVVWHPTALAVGYTPVVHIHTASIACRVSEIVSRLDPKTGKEAEKNPQFIKQGESAIVKFKPIKPLCAEKFSEFPALGRFAMRDMGKTVGVGVINDVKPSKIEIK; translated from the coding sequence ATGTCTCAAAAGCCACATTTGAATTTGATAGTAATAGGTCACGTAGATCACGGAAAAAGTACGCTCGTGGGAAGGCTGTTGATGGATAGAGGTTTCCTAGATGAAAAAACAATAAAGGAAGCTGAGGAAGCCGCGAAGAAGCTTGGTAAGGAATCAGAGAAATACGCTTTCCTTCTAGACAGGTTAAAGGAAGAGAGAGAAAGAGGTGTAACAATAAATCTTACTTTTATGAAATTTGAGACTAAGAAGTACTTCTTTACTATAATAGACGCTCCCGGTCACAGAGACTTCGTAAAGAACATGATAACTGGTGCAAGCCAGGCTGATGCGGCTATACTTGCAGTATCAGCTAGGAAAGGTGAATTCGAGTCTGGTATGAGTCTCGAGGGACAGACAAGGGAACACATTATACTTGCGAAAACCATGGGCCTTAACCAAGTTATCGTAGCCATAACTAAGATGGATGCGACTGATCCTGCGTACGACCAGAAGAGGTACAACGAAATAAAGGAAACAGTAGAGAAGTTCATGAAATCCTTTGGATTCGATATGAGTAAAGTGAAGTTTATACCTATAGTATCTATAACTGGTGAAAATGTCACCAAAAGATCGGAAAACATGAAGTGGTACAACGGCCCTACCTTAGAGGAGGCTCTGGACATGCTTGAGATCCCTCCAAAGCCAGTGGACAAACCTTTAAGACTACCAATTCAGGAAGTTTACTCCATATCTGGTGTCGGTACAGTACCAGTAGGTAGAGTAGAAAGCGGAGTAATGAAAGTTGGGGATAAGATAGTGTTTATGCCTGCAGGAAAATCCGCGGAGGTCAGATCCATAGAGACTCATCACACTAAGCTAGAGAAGGCGGAACCTGGAGACAATATCGGATTTAACGTGAGGGGTATTGACAAGAAGGATGTCAAGAGGGGAGATGTTGTAGGACATGCTACTAACCCACCCACTGTTGCCGACGAATTTACGGCGAGGGTTATAGTTGTATGGCATCCCACTGCATTGGCAGTTGGGTATACTCCAGTCGTTCACATCCACACTGCAAGTATTGCTTGTAGAGTTTCAGAAATAGTATCTAGGTTAGATCCAAAGACAGGAAAAGAGGCCGAGAAGAACCCACAGTTTATCAAACAGGGCGAGTCAGCTATAGTTAAGTTTAAACCCATAAAGCCGCTGTGCGCGGAGAAGTTTAGCGAATTCCCGGCATTAGGAAGATTTGCAATGCGAGATATGGGTAAAACCGTGGGTGTAGGAGTAATAAACGACGTGAAGCCCTCCAAGATTGAGATCAAGTGA
- a CDS encoding 3,4-dihydroxy-2-butanone-4-phosphate synthase encodes MLNRSVLKKELESGLPILVYDFDGREEEVDMVFYGGAVSWKSIRTLRSVAGGLICYATGMKEAESLGLPFQVEILRSIKGLDRLVKKPVYNDEPAFSLWINHVKTTTGISDRDRALTVQSLHEIITGLNEKGSDFRERFYQEFYSPGHVPLLISRGIGRRKGHTELTVELMNLLGLERSVVFAEMLDEGISMKKDKVMDFAKYRGFIFIEGKEILKEVSS; translated from the coding sequence ATGTTGAATCGATCAGTTTTAAAGAAGGAGTTGGAATCCGGTCTTCCCATTCTAGTGTACGACTTTGATGGTAGGGAAGAGGAGGTAGATATGGTCTTTTACGGTGGAGCTGTGAGCTGGAAGAGTATAAGAACCCTCAGGTCAGTTGCAGGTGGTCTAATTTGCTATGCTACAGGCATGAAAGAAGCAGAGAGCCTAGGTCTGCCGTTTCAGGTCGAAATTTTAAGATCAATAAAAGGACTGGATAGACTAGTAAAAAAACCTGTATACAACGACGAACCTGCATTTTCCCTTTGGATTAATCACGTAAAAACTACTACTGGAATTTCGGACAGAGACAGGGCACTAACAGTCCAGTCCTTACATGAGATAATAACAGGCCTTAATGAAAAAGGGAGCGATTTCAGGGAGAGATTCTATCAGGAGTTCTATTCGCCAGGACACGTTCCTCTCCTGATTTCTAGAGGGATAGGAAGAAGGAAAGGACACACTGAGTTAACAGTAGAATTGATGAATCTACTTGGGCTAGAGAGGAGTGTCGTATTTGCAGAGATGTTAGATGAGGGAATAAGTATGAAGAAGGATAAAGTCATGGACTTTGCGAAGTACAGAGGGTTCATTTTTATTGAGGGAAAGGAGATTCTGAAGGAGGTGAGTTCCTGA
- a CDS encoding 30S ribosomal protein S7, which translates to MDSYELSNLDLKIFGKWDTKVEIRDPSLKKYISLVPVYLPHSGGRHEHRRFGKARVSVVERLINELMRPGKNKGKKILAYNIVKATFELVQARTGQNPLQILVRAIENSAPREEVTRIMYGGIVYYVAVDVSPQRRVDIVLRNLVDGARASSFNNPKPIEEALADELIAAASGDSRSFAIRKKEETERIALSSR; encoded by the coding sequence ATGGATAGTTACGAATTATCGAACCTGGACCTAAAGATATTTGGTAAGTGGGATACTAAAGTGGAAATCAGGGATCCAAGTCTGAAAAAGTACATATCTCTGGTTCCAGTCTATCTACCTCACTCAGGTGGTAGGCATGAACACAGAAGGTTCGGAAAGGCTAGAGTGTCCGTTGTGGAACGTCTAATCAATGAGTTGATGAGACCAGGAAAGAATAAGGGGAAAAAGATACTTGCTTATAACATAGTAAAGGCAACCTTTGAGCTAGTCCAAGCTAGGACAGGGCAAAATCCCTTGCAAATTCTAGTCAGGGCTATAGAGAACTCTGCGCCTAGAGAAGAGGTGACTAGAATTATGTATGGTGGTATAGTATACTATGTAGCTGTGGACGTCTCTCCTCAAAGAAGAGTCGATATAGTCCTTAGAAACCTAGTTGATGGTGCTAGGGCCTCGTCCTTTAATAATCCTAAGCCCATTGAGGAAGCTCTAGCTGACGAGTTAATAGCAGCCGCAAGCGGTGACTCTAGAAGTTTCGCCATAAGGAAGAAAGAGGAGACAGAAAGAATAGCCTTGAGCTCTAGATAA
- the rpsJ gene encoding 30S ribosomal protein S10, with protein MPNKARIRLWSTDVKNLNYVVNQIKAIVDKTGVNMRGPIPLPTRRMEVPVMRLPHGEGRKKWEKWEMSIHKRIIDISADERVMRQLMRVKVPEDVYIEIQLI; from the coding sequence ATGCCAAATAAAGCTAGAATTCGGCTGTGGAGTACCGACGTCAAGAATCTGAACTACGTCGTTAATCAAATAAAGGCTATAGTGGACAAGACTGGAGTGAATATGAGAGGACCCATACCCCTACCCACCAGGAGAATGGAAGTCCCTGTGATGAGGTTGCCACATGGTGAGGGAAGAAAGAAATGGGAGAAGTGGGAAATGTCTATCCATAAGAGGATAATAGACATATCAGCCGACGAGAGAGTAATGCGCCAATTAATGAGAGTAAAGGTTCCGGAAGACGTATATATCGAAATACAACTGATCTAA